Proteins encoded within one genomic window of Tidjanibacter massiliensis:
- a CDS encoding DUF4493 domain-containing protein produces MKRYWAVVWVSAALFASSCSAGGEGASAGEGSVEFDCSVSAFVGTRAETRELPAELIPDAGALSLSLSGTDGVVASYETLADYDQPLLAEGNYTASFTYGDPEAEGAGAACFSGEEAFTIVARKTVTEPVSVSLANSVFTLVFSDWFRKYYSEFTVNIRTDSGFRAGFVGSASSPLPQTVPQFVKAGTGLYMSGSATKTNGVEVAFPETLVGTTAARTWHTVTVDAGQVGQAGIVVSLDDTPVAVEEIPVELNPDA; encoded by the coding sequence ATGAAGAGATATTGGGCTGTCGTATGGGTATCCGCAGCGTTGTTCGCCTCTTCCTGCTCGGCAGGCGGGGAGGGTGCGTCCGCGGGCGAAGGCAGCGTGGAATTCGATTGCAGCGTATCGGCTTTCGTGGGAACGCGGGCGGAGACGAGAGAGCTGCCTGCCGAACTCATTCCCGATGCCGGGGCGCTGTCGCTCTCCCTGTCGGGGACCGACGGCGTCGTGGCTTCGTACGAAACCCTGGCCGATTATGACCAACCGCTGCTGGCGGAGGGCAATTATACCGCCTCCTTCACGTATGGCGACCCCGAAGCCGAGGGGGCCGGTGCCGCATGTTTTTCCGGTGAGGAGGCATTTACCATCGTGGCCCGTAAGACCGTGACCGAACCCGTTTCCGTATCGCTGGCGAACTCCGTGTTCACCCTCGTCTTTTCAGACTGGTTCAGAAAGTACTATTCGGAATTCACGGTGAATATCCGTACCGATTCGGGTTTCCGGGCCGGGTTCGTCGGTTCCGCATCCAGTCCTCTGCCGCAGACCGTACCGCAGTTCGTCAAGGCGGGTACCGGGCTTTACATGAGCGGTAGCGCCACGAAGACCAACGGAGTCGAGGTGGCGTTTCCGGAGACGCTTGTCGGAACCACCGCGGCCCGTACATGGCATACGGTGACGGTGGATGCCGGCCAGGTAGGGCAGGCGGGAATCGTGGTGTCGCTCGACGACACGCCCGTGGCCGTGGAGGAGATACCCGTAGAACTGAATCCCGATGCATAA